One Oncorhynchus kisutch isolate 150728-3 linkage group LG13, Okis_V2, whole genome shotgun sequence DNA window includes the following coding sequences:
- the ociad2 gene encoding OCIA domain-containing protein 2 isoform X1, whose product MSSETLEKTVTVKAEGATPWKKCQHGDRHIHRDDVRQIWKDCKEESFWYRALPLSLGSMAVTGGLIYNGVWSASKRLGPFPKLAAAGVLGYAVGKASYVTTCRNKFQRLGPVFGPESEYGFGPGPFGGSGSGPGHRYCHHVCEECKQQQAPAAPIEGVQS is encoded by the exons ATGAGCTCTGAAACCCTTGAGAAAACAGTAACAGTGAAGGCAGAGGGAGCTACCCCATGGAAGaag TGTCAACATGGAGATCGACACATCCACAGAGACGACGTGAGACAAATCTGGAAGGATTGCAAGGAAGAGAGCTTCTGGTATAGAG ctcttcccctctctctgggaagCATGGCTGTCACTGGGGGGCTCATCTACAACG GAGTTTGGAGTGCATCAAAGAGACTTGGCCCATTCCCAAAACTAGCAG CGGCTGGTGTCCTTGGTTATGCAGTGGGGAAGGCTTCGTATGTTACAACCTGCAGAAATAAGTTCCAGAGACTTGGGCCCGTCTTTGGTCCAGAATCTGAATATGGTTTTGGACCCGGCCCATTTGGAGGGAGTGGTTCTGGCCCAGGACACAG ATACTGCCACCACGTGTGTGAAGAGTGTAAGCAACAGCAAGCCCCTGCTGCACCAATAGAGGGTGTGCAaagctaa
- the ociad2 gene encoding OCIA domain-containing protein 2 isoform X2 has translation MHCKKLVISQRNSIDARPSVACSPFPALPLSLGSMAVTGGLIYNGVWSASKRLGPFPKLAAAGVLGYAVGKASYVTTCRNKFQRLGPVFGPESEYGFGPGPFGGSGSGPGHRYCHHVCEECKQQQAPAAPIEGVQS, from the exons ATGCACTGCAAAAAGCTTGTTATTTCTCAAAGAAACTCCATTGATGCTAGACCCTCTGTGGCTTGCTCGCCATTTCCAG ctcttcccctctctctgggaagCATGGCTGTCACTGGGGGGCTCATCTACAACG GAGTTTGGAGTGCATCAAAGAGACTTGGCCCATTCCCAAAACTAGCAG CGGCTGGTGTCCTTGGTTATGCAGTGGGGAAGGCTTCGTATGTTACAACCTGCAGAAATAAGTTCCAGAGACTTGGGCCCGTCTTTGGTCCAGAATCTGAATATGGTTTTGGACCCGGCCCATTTGGAGGGAGTGGTTCTGGCCCAGGACACAG ATACTGCCACCACGTGTGTGAAGAGTGTAAGCAACAGCAAGCCCCTGCTGCACCAATAGAGGGTGTGCAaagctaa
- the ociad1 gene encoding OCIA domain-containing protein 1 yields MSQTSMGFTDQQQQGAQSQVGAPYIPTEEEKRVFRECNQESFWYRSLPLTAVAVSVAQALVMKGVLAPSPRFGSLPKVAIAGLFGYIGGKISYTKICQEKFKNLENSPLGEALRQGQRHIPQQFAPQNPSELGDPNQAFFEQASQSVAEPRTQADSFSYPSDFSYSDQGALLSPPLSESDPTGAAADVNQPVPPYLDDETPKKRPTLYEDLRSRNRENYEVTLTQKADILLKSPAETPVLKRDVKKNQYGDAWDE; encoded by the exons ATGTCACAAACGTCAATGGGATTCACTGATCAACAACAACAAGGGGCTCAG AGTCAAGTTGGGGCACCCTACATTCCCacggaggaggagaagagagtgtTTCGGGAATGCAACCAAGAGAGCTTTTGGTACAGAT CCCTTCCATTAACTGCTGTGGCAGTGTCTGTAGCTCAAGCACTCGTTATGAAAG GAGTCCTTGCACCCTCACCACGATTTGGTTCCCTGCCTAAAGTAGCTA TTGCTGGTCTGTTTGGGTACATTGGCGGGAAGATCTCCTACACAAAGATATGTCAGGAGAAGTTCAAAAATCTGGAGAATTCCCCATTGGGTGAAGCCCTAAGACAAGGACAACGTCATATCCCTCAACA GTTTGCTCCTCAGAACCCATCAGAGTTGGGAGATCCTAACCAGGCTTTTTTTGAACAAGCCTCCCAGTCAGTGGCGGAACCTCGCACCCAAGCAGACTCCTTCAGCTACCCTAGTGACTTCTCCTACAGTGATCAGGGTGCTCTGTTGAGCCCTCCCCTCAGTGAGTCTGACCCCACAGGAGCTGCAGCTGATGTCAACCAACCAG TCCCTCCTTACTTGGATGATGAGACTCCCAAAAAGAGACCAACCCTGTACGAGGACCTACGAAGCAGAAACCGTGAGAACTACGAGGTTACCCTGACCCAAAAGGCAGACATTCTGCTCAAGTCCCCGGCTGAAACACCTGTTCTGAAGAGAGATG TGAAAAAGAACCAATATGGAGATGCATGGGATGAGTGA